A section of the Oncorhynchus tshawytscha isolate Ot180627B linkage group LG09, Otsh_v2.0, whole genome shotgun sequence genome encodes:
- the LOC112257823 gene encoding cytoskeleton-associated protein 2-like codes for MTMDTVTRKNTNFKKGNKENARPTSGPTKSFITRAAPTKTVAAPSAPLHSKSNKKEDLGKGEDALKKVKMATAGDTKRRNTFSQTLLSKQAVRQRKLVAEASEPATVPAKPVPGTYKGKVVQSKISSFRKPSGLEGGVESKAATKTSAPKAESQKPGNLTKIRPKAVADFPQRSMFKPPQICQPSKSKSVSNGPPPVSKCPATCRPTGFCSAVPPARMALLTTALQSSSRSAMTSKGKELPQRTKPKMTTDKVRKPPVASTLSQYRANTETAEEKRAKLAEWLASKGKTLKRPPISAVALPKYKPVVQPEPEVHAVSTAFSTQKTNVEPHFSDQTSQQPGPEPEPTVRPKNDQVVPEQEAACASTPLIMNTTLDLLDNSDTYFLPIDPEVQMNDVVVNLCDALEALETPSASVDEPHEKKESEEKIVEVETSYGFEERNEFAENNFDRSEEVKSEVGEGASEQKVRKGYIEEVDSDYEDECLMETTPEGASIVKYNLKTTPYLQSVKRTINTEACASGSKRKNTIKDLKFLTPVRRSCRIQRKSSHLPGMLTDHDTCVSSLAELVNLDDDASAYIYRRNPALLDDLPDHPKDLERI; via the exons ATGACAATGGATACAGTTACACGAAAGAACACCAACTTCAAAAAG GGTAACAAAGAGAATGCCAGACCAACAAGTGGACCCACTAAATCCTTTATTACCAGAGCTGCTCCTACTAAAACAGTGGCAGCTCCATCTGCCCCTCTGCATTCCAAGAGCAATAAAAAGGAGGACTTGGGAAAGGGAGAAGATGCTCTGAAGAAGGTCAAGATGGCAACAGCTGGCGATACAAAGAGACGCAACACTTTCAGCCAAACCTTACTCTCCAAACAGGCTGTCAGACAGAGAAAACTGGTTGCAGAGGCCTCAGAGCCAGCTACCGTCCCAGCTAAACCTGTCCCTGGCACCTACAAAGGCAAAGTTGTCCAATCCAAAATAAGCTCCTTCAGGAAGCCTAGTGGCCTGGAGGGAGGGGTAGAAAGCAAAGCAGCTACCAAGACCTCGGCACCCAAAGCTGAAAGCCAAAAGCCTGGGAATTTGACAAAGATCAGGCCCAAAGCTGTTGCTGACTTTCCTCAGCGTTCCATGTTCAAGCCCCCTCAAATATGTCAACCCTCAAAATCCAAGTCTGTGTCCAATGGGCCTCCTCCAGTCTCCAAGTGCCCAGCCACATGCCGTCCAACAGGCTTTTGCTCTGCAGTCCCTCCTGCCAGAATGGCTCTACTTACCACAGCTCTCCAAAGTTCCAGTAGGTCTGCCATGACATCAAAGGGGAAAGAGCTGCCACAGAGAACCAAGCCTAAGATGACAACTGACAAAGTTCGCAAGCCTCCTGTTGCCAGCACCCTAAGCCAGTACAGGGCTAACACAGAGACTGCTGAAGAGAAAAG AGCAAAGCTGGCGGAGTGGCTGGCATCCAAGGGAAAGACTCTGAAAAGGCCTCCCATATCGGCAGTGGCACTCCCAAAGTATAAACCAGTTGTGCAGCCCGAGCCTGAAGTCCACGCAGTATCCACAGCCTTCTCAACACAAAAGACCAATGTTGAGCCTCATTTCTCTGATCAGACGTCACAACAACCTGGTCCTGAGCCTGAACCGACTGTTCGGCCTAAAAATGACCAGGTGGTCCCTGAGCAGGAGGCAGCCTGTGCCTCAACTCCACTGATAATGAACACGACGCTGGACTTGCTTGACAACTCTGATACATATTTTCTCCCTATTGACCCAGAGGTTCAAATGAATGAT GTTGTGGTCAACCTTTGTGATGCTTTGGAGGCATTGGAGACGCCCTCAGCAAGTGTGGATG AGCCACATGAGAAAAAGGAATCTGAAGAGAAAATTGTGGAGGTTGAGACAAGTTATGGATTTGAAGAGAGGAATGAGTTTGCTGAGAATAATTTTGACAGGTCTGAGGAAGTGAAAAGTGAAGTAGGAGAGGGAGCTTCAGAGCAGAAAGTAAGGAAGGGTTATATTGAGGAAGTTGATAGTGATTATGAAGACGAATGCTTGATGGAGACTACACCAGAGGGAGCCTCCATAGTGAAATACAATCTGAAGACAACTCCATACCTTCAAAG TGTTAAGAGAACAATCAACACTGAAGCATGTGCAAGTGGTTCCAAGCGAAAAAACACCATCAAGGATCTGAAGTTCCTGACACCAGTCCGTCGTTCCTGTCGTATCCAGCGCAAGTCATCCCACCTGCCTGGGATGCTGACAGACCATGACACCTGTGTGTCCTCACTGGCAGAGCTGGTGAATCTGGATGACGATGCCAGCGCTTACATCTACAGGAGGAACCCTGCTCTCCTGGACGACCTGCCTGACCATCCCAAAGACCTGGAGAGGATCTGA